Proteins from a single region of Streptomyces glaucescens:
- the pssA gene encoding CDP-diacylglycerol--serine O-phosphatidyltransferase, protein MTVTDPEAQPGWVPEAIEDDEEEMPLSLRLSIADTLTLGNATCGFMAVYFTTTGILIPHLTGSQETGMARHSAATAVILMLCAAVFDLFDGLVARKLRSSPMGAELDNLSDLISFGLAPAYFVLVYGMVANDAHQRVAAVGAIVVLLAVVLRLARFSCVTVKDGTFQGMPSPFGALTVVSIVLLELPFEATLLAIIGTAWLMVSRVEYPKPRGPLAVAMLSWIVSAMGLLAAWAFDAPGGQLLLQAGCALQLVLGAVIPLFATARRVNNFRDNRREARAAQLP, encoded by the coding sequence TTGACCGTGACTGATCCGGAGGCGCAGCCGGGCTGGGTCCCCGAGGCCATCGAGGACGACGAGGAGGAGATGCCGCTCTCGCTCCGCCTGTCGATAGCGGACACCCTCACCCTCGGCAACGCCACCTGCGGCTTCATGGCCGTGTACTTCACCACCACCGGCATCCTGATCCCGCACCTCACGGGCAGCCAGGAGACCGGCATGGCCCGTCACAGCGCGGCCACCGCGGTGATCCTGATGCTGTGCGCGGCGGTCTTCGACCTGTTCGACGGCCTGGTGGCGCGCAAGCTGCGCTCCTCCCCCATGGGCGCCGAGCTGGACAACCTCTCCGACCTGATCAGCTTCGGCCTGGCTCCGGCGTACTTCGTCCTGGTCTACGGCATGGTCGCGAACGACGCGCACCAGCGGGTGGCGGCGGTCGGCGCGATCGTCGTGCTGCTGGCGGTGGTGCTCAGGCTCGCGAGATTCTCCTGCGTGACGGTGAAGGACGGCACGTTCCAGGGCATGCCGAGCCCCTTCGGCGCGCTCACGGTGGTCTCCATCGTGCTGCTGGAGCTGCCCTTCGAGGCGACGCTGCTGGCGATCATCGGCACGGCGTGGCTGATGGTCAGCCGGGTCGAGTACCCGAAGCCGCGCGGCCCGCTGGCGGTGGCGATGCTGTCCTGGATCGTCTCCGCGATGGGTCTGCTCGCCGCCTGGGCCTTCGACGCCCCCGGCGGCCAGCTGCTCCTCCAGGCCGGCTGCGCGCTCCAGCTGGTCCTCGGCGCGGTCATCCCGCTGTTCGCCACGGCCCGCCGGGTGAACAACTTCCGCGACAACCGCCGCGAGGCGCGGGCGGCGCAGCTGCCGTAA
- a CDS encoding phosphatidylserine decarboxylase: MPHSQTSAPRDSRAGVRLARGASPWLLPTVATAALSLAKARRSGAAKAVAVPATALAAGMLWFFRDPEREIATGRVISPADGVVQSIMPWKDGRTRVAIFMSPLNVHVNRAPLAGTVTSVEHIPGGFVPAFNKESENNERVVWHFDTELGDIEMIQIAGAVARRIVPYVPQGTKVEQGERIGLIRFGSRVDLYLPEGVEVAVEVGQKTVAGVTRIDRD, encoded by the coding sequence ATGCCCCACAGCCAAACCTCTGCACCTCGCGACAGCCGAGCCGGCGTACGCCTCGCGCGCGGAGCATCGCCGTGGCTTCTCCCGACCGTCGCCACCGCAGCCCTCAGCCTGGCCAAGGCGCGCCGCTCCGGCGCCGCCAAGGCCGTCGCCGTTCCCGCCACCGCGCTCGCGGCGGGGATGCTGTGGTTCTTCCGCGACCCCGAGCGCGAGATCGCCACGGGCCGGGTCATCTCGCCCGCCGACGGTGTGGTGCAGAGCATCATGCCGTGGAAGGACGGACGGACCCGCGTCGCGATCTTCATGAGCCCGCTCAACGTCCACGTCAACCGCGCGCCGCTGGCCGGCACGGTGACGTCGGTGGAGCACATCCCGGGCGGCTTCGTTCCCGCTTTCAACAAGGAGAGCGAGAACAACGAGCGGGTCGTGTGGCACTTCGACACCGAGCTGGGCGACATCGAGATGATCCAGATCGCCGGCGCGGTCGCCCGTCGCATCGTCCCCTACGTCCCGCAGGGGACCAAGGTGGAGCAGGGCGAGCGGATCGGCCTGATCCGCTTCGGCTCCCGGGTCGACCTGTACCTGCCCGAGGGCGTGGAGGTCGCGGTGGAGGTCGGCCAGAAGACAGTGGCTGGGGTGACTCGCATTGACCGTGACTGA
- a CDS encoding acyl-CoA dehydrogenase family protein: MARLAQTHGLTDVQREILSTVRDFVDKEIIPVATELEHRDEYPQAIVDGLKELGLFGLMIPEEYGGLGESLLTYALCVEEIARGWMSVSGIINTHFIVAYMLKQHGTQEQKDHFLPRMAAGDIRGAFSMSEPGLGSDVSAITSKAVRDGDEYVLTGQKMWLTNGGTSSLVAVLVRSDEGHPEGTAPHRSMTTFLVEKEPGFGQVRPGLTIPGKIDKMGYKGVDTTELIMDGLRIPADRVLGGVTGRGFYQMMDGVEVGRVNVAARGCGVAQRAFELGVRYAQQRHTFGKPIAQHQAIQFKLAEMATKVEAAHAMMVNAARKKDSGERNDLEAGMAKYLASEYCKEVVEDAFRIHGGYGFSKEYEIERLYREAPMLLIGEGTAEIQKMIIGRRLLEEYRFQG; encoded by the coding sequence ATGGCCCGCCTCGCCCAGACCCACGGCCTCACGGACGTCCAGCGGGAGATCCTCTCCACGGTCCGCGACTTCGTGGACAAGGAGATCATCCCGGTCGCGACGGAGCTGGAGCACCGCGACGAGTACCCGCAAGCGATCGTGGACGGCCTGAAGGAGCTCGGCCTCTTCGGTCTGATGATCCCCGAGGAGTACGGGGGGCTGGGCGAGTCGCTGCTGACGTACGCGCTGTGCGTGGAGGAGATCGCCCGCGGCTGGATGTCGGTCTCCGGCATCATCAACACGCACTTCATCGTGGCGTACATGCTCAAGCAGCACGGCACGCAGGAGCAGAAGGACCACTTCCTGCCGAGGATGGCGGCCGGCGACATCCGCGGCGCCTTCTCGATGTCCGAGCCGGGCCTCGGCTCGGATGTGTCGGCGATCACGTCCAAGGCGGTGAGGGACGGCGACGAGTACGTCCTCACCGGCCAGAAGATGTGGCTCACGAACGGCGGCACGTCGTCCCTGGTGGCCGTTCTGGTGCGAAGTGATGAAGGACACCCCGAGGGCACCGCGCCCCACAGGTCGATGACCACCTTCCTGGTCGAGAAGGAGCCCGGCTTCGGCCAGGTCCGCCCCGGCCTGACCATCCCGGGCAAGATCGACAAGATGGGCTACAAGGGGGTCGACACCACCGAGCTCATCATGGATGGCCTGCGGATTCCCGCCGACCGGGTGCTCGGCGGCGTCACCGGACGCGGTTTCTACCAGATGATGGACGGCGTCGAGGTCGGGCGCGTCAACGTCGCGGCGCGTGGCTGCGGGGTCGCTCAGCGCGCCTTCGAACTGGGTGTCCGGTACGCCCAGCAGCGTCACACGTTCGGCAAGCCGATCGCCCAGCACCAGGCGATCCAGTTCAAGCTGGCCGAAATGGCTACCAAGGTCGAGGCCGCTCATGCGATGATGGTGAACGCAGCGCGCAAAAAGGACTCCGGGGAGCGAAACGACCTCGAAGCAGGGATGGCGAAGTACCTCGCCTCCGAGTACTGCAAGGAGGTCGTGGAAGATGCCTTCCGGATCCACGGCGGCTACGGCTTCTCCAAGGAGTACGAGATCGAGCGCCTCTACCGGGAGGCCCCGATGCTGCTCATCGGTGAAGGTACCGCCGAGATCCAGAAAATGATCATCGGGCGGAGGCTGCTCGAAGAGTATCGATTCCAGGGCTGA
- a CDS encoding MaoC family dehydratase translates to MQFGRTYEEFEVGAVYKHWPGKTVTEYDDHLFCLLTMNHHPLHMDANYAERTTDFGKNVVVGNYIYSLLLGMSVPDVSGKAIANLEIESLKHVAPTFHGDTIYGETTVLDKWPSKSKDDRGIVHVETRGYKQDGTLVCVFRRKVMVPTETYIKERGGEQPGRPQLEEQEK, encoded by the coding sequence ATGCAGTTCGGACGCACCTACGAGGAGTTCGAGGTCGGCGCGGTGTACAAGCACTGGCCGGGCAAGACGGTCACGGAGTACGACGACCACCTGTTCTGTCTCCTCACCATGAACCACCACCCGCTCCACATGGACGCGAACTACGCCGAGCGGACGACCGACTTCGGCAAGAACGTGGTGGTCGGCAACTACATCTACTCCCTGCTGCTCGGCATGAGCGTGCCGGACGTCTCCGGCAAGGCGATCGCCAACCTGGAGATCGAGTCGCTGAAGCACGTGGCGCCGACCTTCCACGGCGACACGATCTACGGCGAGACGACCGTGCTCGACAAGTGGCCGTCGAAGTCGAAGGACGACCGCGGCATCGTCCACGTCGAGACCAGGGGCTACAAGCAGGACGGCACGCTGGTCTGCGTCTTCCGCCGCAAGGTGATGGTGCCGACCGAGACGTACATCAAGGAGCGCGGCGGCGAGCAGCCGGGCCGCCCCCAGCTCGAGGAGCAGGAGAAGTAA
- a CDS encoding HpcH/HpaI aldolase/citrate lyase family protein, which translates to MTAHPSPTTALPAGGSAARPSVDRLRPRRSCLAVPGSNPRFLEKAQGLPADQVFLDLEDACAPLAKPEARHTIVKFLNEGDWTGKTRVVRVNDWTTEWTYRDVVTVVEGAGPNLDCIMLPKVQNAQQIVALDLLLTQIEKTMGFEVGRIGIEAQIENAQGLNNVNEIAQASPRIETIIFGPADFMASINMKSLVVGEQPPGYPADAYHYILMKILMAARANDLQAIDGPYLQIRNVDGFREVAGRAAALGFDGKWVLHPGQVDAANEVFSPSQEDYDHAELILDAYDYYTSEAGGKKGSAMLGDEMIDEASRKMALVIAGKGRAAGMTRTSTFEIPEA; encoded by the coding sequence ATGACCGCCCACCCGTCGCCCACCACCGCCCTTCCAGCGGGCGGCTCCGCCGCGCGCCCTTCTGTCGACCGCCTTCGCCCCCGGCGTTCCTGCCTGGCGGTGCCGGGCTCGAACCCGCGCTTCCTGGAGAAGGCCCAGGGCCTCCCGGCGGACCAGGTCTTCCTCGACCTGGAGGACGCCTGCGCCCCGCTGGCCAAGCCCGAGGCGCGGCACACCATCGTGAAGTTCCTCAACGAGGGCGACTGGACCGGCAAGACGCGGGTGGTGCGCGTCAACGACTGGACGACCGAGTGGACGTACCGCGACGTCGTCACGGTCGTCGAGGGCGCCGGGCCGAACCTGGACTGCATCATGCTGCCGAAGGTGCAGAACGCGCAGCAGATCGTGGCGCTGGACCTCCTGCTGACCCAGATCGAGAAGACGATGGGCTTCGAGGTCGGCCGGATCGGCATCGAGGCGCAGATCGAGAACGCGCAGGGCCTGAACAACGTCAACGAGATCGCGCAGGCCTCCCCGCGCATCGAGACGATCATCTTCGGCCCGGCCGACTTCATGGCCTCCATCAACATGAAGTCGCTGGTCGTGGGCGAGCAGCCGCCCGGCTACCCGGCGGACGCCTACCACTACATCCTGATGAAGATCCTCATGGCCGCCCGCGCCAACGACCTCCAGGCGATCGACGGCCCCTACCTCCAGATCCGCAACGTCGACGGCTTCCGCGAGGTCGCCGGCCGCGCCGCCGCGCTCGGCTTCGACGGCAAGTGGGTGCTGCACCCCGGCCAGGTCGACGCCGCCAACGAGGTCTTCTCGCCCTCCCAGGAGGACTACGACCACGCCGAGCTGATCCTGGACGCGTACGACTACTACACGTCCGAGGCGGGCGGCAAGAAGGGCTCCGCGATGCTCGGCGACGAGATGATCGACGAGGCCAGCCGCAAGATGGCGCTGGTCATCGCGGGCAAGGGCCGTGCCGCCGGCATGACGCGCACCAGCACGTTCGAGATCCCGGAGGCGTAG
- a CDS encoding protein meaA codes for MTERQKDRPWLMRTYAGHSTAEASNELYRRNLAKGQTGLSVAFDLPTQTGYDPDHILARGEVGRVGVPVAHLGDMRRLFQDIPLEQMNTSMTINATAMWLLALYQVVAEEQGADITRLQGTTQNDIVKEYLSRGTHVFPPGPSLRLTTDMIAYTVSHMPKWNPINICSYHLQEAGATPVQEIAYAMSTAIAVLDAVRDSGQVPQERMGDVVARISFFVNAGVRFVEEMCKMRAFGRIWDKITRERYGIENPKQRRFRYGVQVNSLGLTEAQPENNVQRIVLEMLAVTLSKDARARAVQLPAWNEALGLPRPWDQQWSLRIQQVLAYESDLLEYDDIFEGSTVIEAKVGELVAEALAEIERIQEMGGAMAAVESGYLKSQLVASHAERRARIESGQEKIVGVNIFETTEPNPLTADLDTAIQTVDPAVEARVVESLRNWRDTRYQPPFNHPRPCKALERLKEAAQGTGNLMEATLECARAGVTTGEWAGALREVFGEFRAPTGVSSAPVAIAAEEGSTLALVRRKVELTAQEMGVGKLRFLVGKPGLDGHSNGAEQIAVRARDAGFEVVYQGIRLTPEQIVDAALAEDVHAVGLSILSGSHAQLVPDVLERLRVAGATDIPVIAGGIIPSGDAEQLRAAGVAAVFTPKDFDITGIIGRIVDEIRTANKLDPLEVPA; via the coding sequence ATGACTGAGCGTCAGAAGGACCGGCCGTGGCTCATGCGGACCTACGCCGGTCACTCCACGGCCGAGGCGTCCAACGAGCTGTACCGGCGCAACCTCGCCAAGGGCCAGACGGGTCTGTCGGTCGCCTTCGACCTGCCGACCCAGACGGGCTACGACCCGGACCACATCCTCGCCCGCGGTGAGGTCGGCCGGGTCGGGGTGCCCGTCGCGCACCTCGGTGACATGCGCCGGCTGTTCCAGGACATCCCCCTGGAGCAGATGAACACCTCGATGACCATCAACGCCACGGCCATGTGGCTGCTGGCGCTCTACCAGGTCGTGGCGGAGGAGCAGGGTGCGGACATCACCAGGCTCCAGGGCACGACCCAGAACGACATCGTCAAGGAGTACCTGTCCCGGGGCACCCACGTGTTCCCGCCGGGCCCGTCGCTCCGCCTGACGACGGACATGATCGCGTACACGGTCTCCCACATGCCCAAGTGGAACCCGATCAACATCTGCAGCTACCACCTGCAGGAGGCGGGCGCCACTCCGGTCCAGGAGATCGCGTACGCGATGTCCACCGCGATCGCCGTGCTCGACGCCGTGCGCGACTCCGGCCAGGTGCCGCAGGAGCGCATGGGCGACGTCGTCGCCCGCATCTCCTTCTTCGTCAACGCGGGCGTCCGCTTCGTCGAGGAGATGTGCAAGATGCGGGCGTTCGGCCGCATCTGGGACAAGATCACGCGCGAGCGGTACGGCATCGAGAACCCCAAGCAGCGCCGCTTCCGCTACGGCGTCCAGGTCAACTCCCTCGGGCTGACCGAGGCGCAGCCGGAGAACAACGTCCAGCGGATCGTGCTGGAGATGCTGGCCGTGACGCTGTCCAAGGACGCCCGCGCCCGGGCCGTCCAGCTGCCCGCCTGGAACGAGGCGCTGGGCCTGCCGCGCCCCTGGGACCAGCAGTGGTCGCTGCGCATCCAGCAGGTGCTCGCCTACGAGAGCGACCTGCTGGAGTACGACGACATCTTCGAGGGCTCGACGGTGATCGAGGCGAAGGTCGGCGAGCTCGTCGCCGAGGCCCTCGCGGAGATCGAGCGGATCCAGGAGATGGGCGGCGCGATGGCGGCCGTCGAGTCCGGCTACCTCAAGTCGCAGCTGGTCGCCTCGCACGCCGAGCGCCGGGCGCGCATCGAGTCCGGCCAGGAGAAGATCGTCGGGGTCAACATCTTCGAGACGACCGAACCGAACCCGCTCACCGCCGACCTGGACACCGCGATCCAGACGGTCGACCCGGCCGTCGAGGCCCGGGTCGTCGAGTCGCTGCGGAACTGGCGCGACACCCGCTACCAGCCGCCCTTCAACCACCCGCGCCCCTGCAAGGCGCTGGAGCGCCTGAAGGAGGCCGCCCAGGGCACCGGCAACCTCATGGAGGCCACCCTGGAGTGCGCCCGCGCCGGCGTCACCACCGGCGAGTGGGCCGGGGCCCTGCGCGAGGTGTTCGGCGAGTTCCGCGCCCCCACGGGCGTGTCGTCGGCGCCGGTGGCGATCGCGGCCGAGGAGGGCTCCACGCTGGCCCTGGTGCGCCGCAAGGTGGAGCTGACCGCCCAGGAGATGGGCGTGGGCAAGCTGCGCTTCCTGGTCGGCAAGCCCGGCCTGGACGGGCACTCCAACGGGGCCGAGCAGATCGCCGTGCGGGCCCGCGACGCCGGCTTCGAGGTGGTCTACCAGGGCATCCGGCTCACCCCGGAGCAGATCGTGGACGCCGCGCTCGCCGAGGACGTGCACGCGGTGGGCCTGTCCATCCTGTCCGGCTCGCACGCCCAGCTGGTCCCGGACGTGCTGGAACGGCTGCGTGTGGCCGGTGCCACAGATATACCGGTGATCGCCGGTGGCATCATCCCCAGCGGTGACGCCGAACAGCTGCGGGCCGCCGGAGTGGCCGCGGTCTTCACCCCGAAGGACTTCGACATCACCGGGATCATCGGCCGCATCGTCGACGAGATCCGCACAGCGAACAAGCTCGACCCCCTGGAGGTCCCCGCATGA
- the ccrA gene encoding crotonyl-CoA carboxylase/reductase: MKDILDAIQSPESTSADFAALPLPESYRAITVHKDETEMFAGLPTRDKDPRKSLHLDEVPLPELGPGEALVAVMASSVNYNSVWTSIFEPLSTFGFLERYGRTNELAKRHDLPYHIIGSDLAGVVLRTGPGVNAWKPGDEVVAHCLSVELESSDGHNDTMLDPEQRIWGFETNFGGLAEIALVKSNQLMPKPDHLSWEEAAAPGLVNSTAYRQLVSRNGAGMKQGDNVLIWGASGGLGSYATQFALAGGANPICVVSSPQKAEICRSMGAEAIIDRNAEGYKFWKDERTQDPKEWKRFGKRIRELTGGEDIDIVFEHPGRETFGASVYVTRKGGTITTCASTSGYLHEYDNRYLWMSLKRIIGSHFANYREAWEANRLIAKGKIHPTLSKVYSLEDTGQAAHDVHRNVHQGKVGVLCLAPEEGLGVRDHEMRAKHLDAINRFRNI; this comes from the coding sequence GTGAAGGACATCCTGGACGCGATCCAGTCGCCCGAATCCACCTCGGCCGACTTCGCCGCCCTGCCGCTGCCCGAGTCCTACCGGGCGATCACCGTCCACAAGGACGAGACGGAGATGTTCGCGGGCCTTCCCACCCGTGACAAGGACCCCCGCAAGTCGCTGCACCTGGACGAGGTGCCGCTGCCCGAGCTGGGCCCGGGCGAGGCCCTGGTGGCCGTGATGGCCTCCTCGGTCAACTACAACTCGGTGTGGACCTCGATCTTCGAGCCGCTGTCCACCTTCGGGTTCCTGGAGCGCTACGGCCGCACCAACGAGCTGGCCAAGCGCCACGACCTGCCGTACCACATCATCGGCTCCGACCTCGCCGGCGTCGTGCTGCGCACCGGCCCCGGCGTCAACGCCTGGAAGCCGGGCGACGAGGTCGTCGCGCACTGCCTGTCGGTCGAGCTGGAGTCCAGCGACGGCCACAACGACACCATGCTCGACCCCGAGCAGCGCATCTGGGGCTTCGAGACCAACTTCGGCGGCCTCGCCGAGATCGCCCTGGTCAAGTCCAACCAGCTGATGCCGAAGCCGGACCACCTGAGCTGGGAGGAGGCCGCCGCGCCGGGCCTGGTGAACTCCACCGCCTACCGCCAGCTGGTCTCCCGCAACGGCGCCGGCATGAAGCAGGGCGACAACGTGCTGATCTGGGGCGCGAGCGGCGGCCTCGGCTCGTACGCCACCCAGTTCGCGCTGGCCGGCGGCGCCAACCCGATCTGTGTCGTCTCCAGCCCGCAGAAGGCGGAGATCTGCCGCTCGATGGGCGCCGAGGCGATCATCGACCGCAACGCCGAGGGCTACAAGTTCTGGAAGGACGAGCGGACCCAGGACCCGAAGGAGTGGAAGCGCTTCGGCAAGCGCATCCGCGAACTCACCGGCGGCGAGGACATCGACATCGTCTTCGAGCACCCCGGCCGCGAGACCTTCGGCGCCAGCGTCTACGTCACCCGCAAGGGCGGCACCATCACCACCTGCGCCTCCACCTCGGGCTACCTGCACGAGTACGACAACCGCTACCTGTGGATGTCGCTGAAGCGGATCATCGGCTCCCACTTCGCCAACTACCGCGAGGCATGGGAGGCCAACCGGCTCATCGCGAAGGGCAAGATCCACCCGACGCTGTCCAAGGTGTACTCCCTGGAGGACACCGGCCAGGCGGCCCACGACGTGCACCGCAACGTGCACCAGGGCAAGGTCGGCGTGCTCTGCCTCGCCCCCGAGGAGGGCCTGGGCGTGCGCGACCACGAGATGCGCGCCAAGCACCTCGACGCCATCAACCGCTTCCGGAACATCTGA
- a CDS encoding TetR family transcriptional regulator — MSQPARSSRTPATSDAPESAAGSRAAAQRLKMRRELAAAAMELFATKGYEATTVDEIAARAGVARRTFFRHFRSKEEAIFPDHDDTLIRAEAVLNAAPAHEHPLDTVCRGIKEVMKMYAARPEISVARYKLTREVPTLREAEIASVARYERLFTRYLLGHFDEHAHDDDANDDPLLAEVAASAVVTAHNHVLRRWLRAGGQGDVEAQLDHAFAIVRKTFGSGIMAGRGTPPKPAAATASAHGEVLVTVARTDAPLEEVMRTIEEALKER; from the coding sequence ATGTCCCAGCCCGCCAGGTCCTCCCGTACACCAGCCACGTCCGACGCGCCGGAAAGTGCCGCAGGCAGTCGCGCCGCCGCCCAGCGGCTGAAAATGCGCCGAGAACTGGCGGCCGCGGCCATGGAGCTGTTCGCCACCAAGGGGTACGAGGCGACCACCGTCGACGAGATCGCGGCCCGGGCCGGCGTCGCCCGCCGCACCTTCTTCCGCCACTTCCGCTCCAAGGAAGAGGCGATCTTCCCGGACCACGACGACACCCTGATCCGCGCCGAGGCGGTGCTCAACGCCGCCCCCGCGCACGAGCATCCGCTCGACACGGTGTGCCGCGGCATCAAGGAAGTGATGAAGATGTACGCGGCGCGGCCCGAGATCTCGGTCGCCCGCTACAAGCTGACGCGCGAGGTGCCCACCCTGCGCGAGGCGGAGATCGCGTCGGTGGCCCGCTACGAGCGCCTCTTCACCCGCTACCTGCTCGGCCACTTCGACGAGCACGCGCACGACGACGACGCCAACGACGACCCGCTGCTGGCGGAGGTCGCCGCGTCCGCCGTGGTCACCGCGCACAATCACGTGCTGCGGCGCTGGCTGCGGGCGGGCGGCCAGGGCGATGTGGAGGCGCAGCTCGACCACGCCTTCGCGATCGTCCGCAAGACCTTCGGTTCCGGGATCATGGCGGGCCGCGGCACCCCGCCGAAGCCGGCCGCGGCGACGGCCTCGGCCCACGGCGAGGTGCTGGTGACGGTCGCCCGCACCGACGCCCCGCTGGAGGAGGTCATGCGGACGATCGAGGAGGCGCTGAAGGAGCGCTGA
- a CDS encoding 3-hydroxyacyl-CoA dehydrogenase family protein: MAAPLSDSSLSPLQTVAVVGLGTMGTGIAEVLAKAGRDVVGIDISEAQAARCVTALEASTARAVERGRLTERERTEALARVRTSTDLRAAAEADLVIEVAPESYEIKHQIFRELDGIVRPETILATGTNALSVTRLAADSARPERVLGLHFFNPAPAMKLVEVVSSVLTAPAAVDAVTDLALALGKEPVAVGDRPGFVADGLLFGYLNQAAAMYEAKYASREDIDAAMRLGCGLPMGPLALLDLIGIDTARTVLEAMYAESRDRLHAPAPILKQLSEAGLTGRKAGRGFYTYEAPGSATVVRDALTPLDDGQRVAGRPVRSVGVAGSGTMASGIAEVFAKAGYEVVLAARSEEKAQAARARIGKSLARSVDKGRMTAEAAAQTLERIVPAGSYDAFADVDLAVEAVAEDLEVKRQLFAALDKVCKPGAVLATTTSSLPVVACARATSRPQDVIGMHFFNPAPAMKLVEVVRTVLTADDVHATVREVCAKIRKHAVDCGDRAGFIVNALLFPYLNNAIKMVQDHYASLDDIDAAMKLGGGYPMGPFELLDVVGLDVSLAIERVLHREFRDPGLAPAPLLEHLVAAGCLGRKTGRGFREYARR, encoded by the coding sequence ATGGCCGCTCCCCTGTCCGACAGTTCCCTGTCCCCGCTCCAGACCGTCGCCGTCGTCGGCCTCGGCACCATGGGCACCGGCATCGCCGAGGTCCTCGCCAAGGCCGGCCGCGACGTCGTCGGCATCGACATCAGCGAGGCCCAGGCCGCGCGCTGTGTCACCGCCCTGGAGGCCTCCACCGCCCGCGCCGTCGAGCGCGGCAGGCTCACCGAACGGGAGCGCACCGAGGCGCTCGCCCGCGTCCGGACCTCCACCGACCTGCGGGCCGCGGCCGAGGCCGACCTGGTCATCGAGGTGGCTCCGGAGTCCTACGAGATCAAGCACCAGATCTTCCGGGAGCTCGACGGCATCGTGCGGCCGGAGACGATCCTCGCCACCGGCACCAACGCGCTGTCCGTGACCCGGCTGGCCGCCGACTCGGCCCGCCCGGAGCGGGTCCTGGGCCTGCACTTCTTCAATCCCGCCCCGGCGATGAAGCTGGTCGAGGTGGTCTCCTCGGTGCTGACCGCGCCCGCCGCCGTCGACGCGGTCACCGACCTCGCGCTGGCCCTGGGCAAGGAGCCCGTCGCGGTCGGCGACCGGCCCGGTTTCGTCGCGGACGGCCTGCTGTTCGGCTACCTCAACCAGGCCGCCGCGATGTACGAGGCGAAGTACGCCTCCCGGGAGGACATCGACGCCGCGATGCGGCTGGGCTGCGGACTGCCGATGGGCCCGCTCGCCCTGCTCGACCTGATCGGCATCGACACCGCCCGCACCGTCCTGGAGGCGATGTACGCCGAGTCCCGCGACCGGCTGCACGCCCCCGCGCCAATCCTCAAGCAGCTCAGCGAGGCGGGCCTGACCGGCCGTAAGGCGGGCCGTGGCTTCTACACCTACGAGGCCCCGGGCAGCGCCACCGTCGTGCGGGACGCGCTGACGCCGCTCGACGACGGGCAGCGGGTTGCCGGACGTCCGGTGCGCTCGGTCGGTGTCGCGGGGTCGGGCACCATGGCGTCGGGGATCGCCGAGGTGTTCGCGAAGGCGGGCTACGAGGTCGTCCTCGCCGCCCGCAGCGAGGAGAAGGCGCAGGCCGCCAGGGCCAGGATCGGCAAGTCCCTGGCCCGCTCCGTCGACAAGGGCCGGATGACCGCGGAGGCGGCCGCGCAGACCCTGGAGCGGATCGTCCCGGCCGGCTCCTACGACGCCTTCGCCGACGTCGACCTGGCCGTCGAGGCGGTCGCCGAGGACCTGGAGGTCAAGCGGCAGCTGTTCGCCGCGCTGGACAAGGTCTGCAAGCCGGGAGCGGTGCTGGCCACCACCACGTCCTCGCTGCCCGTTGTCGCCTGCGCCCGCGCCACCTCGCGCCCGCAGGACGTGATCGGGATGCACTTCTTCAACCCGGCCCCGGCGATGAAGCTGGTCGAGGTGGTCCGCACCGTGCTGACCGCGGACGATGTGCACGCCACGGTCCGCGAGGTCTGCGCGAAGATCCGCAAGCACGCGGTGGACTGCGGGGACCGGGCCGGGTTCATCGTGAACGCGCTGCTCTTCCCCTACCTGAACAACGCGATCAAGATGGTCCAGGACCACTACGCCTCGCTCGACGACATCGACGCCGCGATGAAGCTCGGCGGCGGCTACCCGATGGGCCCGTTCGAGCTGCTGGACGTGGTCGGGCTCGATGTCTCGCTGGCCATCGAACGGGTCCTGCACCGCGAGTTCCGCGACCCGGGGCTGGCCCCGGCGCCGCTGCTGGAGCACCTGGTGGCCGCGGGCTGCCTCGGCCGCAAGACGGGCCGCGGCTTCCGCGAATATGCCCGGCGCTGA